The Desulfoscipio gibsoniae DSM 7213 genome contains a region encoding:
- a CDS encoding sensor histidine kinase, giving the protein MEKLFAQAVSQLFDKQDKGIDEELEVLLDVIYETFYSTLFEDIAVESKVRWLMKLVSAIYLQYLNDILEKVGKEKELSEENLRRGIVAAQENERRRITIMLHDDVIQSLAGVLLQVQMVSQMIKEGLNNGLMDVRKLLVELEETVRNTIKSCRLTTRDGDTFLLEKAGFIPAVESYILGFKNKNGIKVILDFKDADLIKAQMNIHLFYIIREALTNIKKYAEASLISVMIGKVENELVLNVKDNGKGFLWDENNSFISEVSLVNHFGLFCIEQRTKILRGKLTINTAPGYGTELIVKVPIDELELDKPIVKSRRGSPWIRSGY; this is encoded by the coding sequence ATGGAAAAGCTATTTGCACAGGCAGTTTCACAACTTTTTGATAAACAAGATAAGGGAATTGATGAGGAGTTAGAAGTGCTTTTAGATGTTATTTATGAGACTTTTTATTCCACTTTGTTCGAAGACATAGCGGTGGAAAGTAAAGTTAGGTGGTTGATGAAACTTGTTTCCGCCATATACCTGCAATATTTGAATGATATTTTGGAAAAGGTCGGCAAGGAAAAGGAACTATCTGAAGAAAATTTACGCAGGGGAATAGTTGCTGCACAGGAGAATGAACGGCGAAGAATTACTATTATGCTGCATGATGATGTGATTCAGTCCCTGGCCGGTGTTTTGTTGCAGGTTCAGATGGTCAGCCAGATGATAAAAGAAGGATTAAATAATGGATTAATGGATGTTCGTAAGTTGTTGGTTGAACTTGAAGAAACCGTTAGAAATACTATTAAAAGTTGCCGGTTGACTACCAGAGACGGGGATACATTTTTGCTGGAAAAGGCCGGTTTTATTCCCGCGGTGGAAAGTTATATTTTAGGTTTTAAAAATAAAAATGGTATAAAAGTAATTTTAGATTTCAAGGATGCTGATCTGATAAAGGCTCAAATGAACATTCATTTGTTTTATATTATAAGAGAAGCTCTTACAAATATTAAAAAATATGCAGAAGCTTCATTGATATCTGTGATGATAGGAAAAGTAGAAAACGAGCTGGTATTGAACGTTAAGGATAATGGAAAAGGATTTCTTTGGGATGAAAATAATAGTTTTATTTCCGAGGTATCTTTAGTCAATCATTTTGGATTATTTTGTATTGAACAACGCACAAAAATATTGCGGGGAAAGTTAACTATTAATACTGCACCGGGGTATGGGACGGAATTGATAGTTAAAGTGCCAATTGATGAACTAGAATTAGATAAGCCAATTGTAAAAAGCAGGAGGGGGTCGCCATGGATACGATCAGGATACTAA
- a CDS encoding L-2-amino-thiazoline-4-carboxylic acid hydrolase gives MTIQENKRQQKLERDWKTMIVISHDFFHSWRRAVSEKYGDAAMEQLTYRFWELIGQNTAAQYKKGKVDSASAEQLARAVARSSEIMGETVRVEQEGDAWLLIHDACPWIKSYQQAGYPGQCRSGCDKWFSATVAELASGIAVETTACLADGDKWCIRKFYTKLTE, from the coding sequence TTGACTATACAAGAAAATAAACGGCAACAAAAGCTAGAGCGTGATTGGAAAACCATGATCGTTATCTCTCACGATTTCTTTCACAGTTGGCGTAGGGCGGTATCGGAAAAGTATGGTGACGCTGCAATGGAGCAGCTTACCTACAGGTTTTGGGAACTAATCGGCCAAAATACCGCTGCCCAATATAAGAAAGGCAAAGTCGACTCTGCAAGTGCTGAACAGCTAGCCCGGGCCGTAGCCCGCAGCAGTGAAATAATGGGTGAAACGGTACGTGTGGAACAAGAAGGAGACGCCTGGCTTTTAATTCACGATGCCTGCCCGTGGATCAAATCCTACCAGCAGGCCGGTTATCCCGGCCAGTGTCGTTCGGGCTGTGATAAATGGTTCAGCGCCACTGTGGCCGAACTTGCATCCGGTATTGCTGTGGAAACAACCGCTTGCTTGGCTGATGGAGATAAATGGTGTATTAGAAAGTTTTACACTAAGTTGACTGAATAA
- a CDS encoding NAD(P)-binding protein, producing the protein MPTETKKIPPVWTTGWTDIINTGTWRSVIPEHQQRPSPCQVACPLGGDIPVWLQQVREGQYYAAWLTLVANNPFPAVTGRVCHHPCEINCNRSEYDGSVTINALEQFIGDLALQEGWTLPAPAPGNGIRVAVIGSGPAGLSCAYQLRMRGFEVTVFEAQSEAGGVLRYGIPEYRLPKEIVSQEIQRLLAFGIKLQTNAIVDDNIIAQLEKEYATICIAIGAPKAKMLPQFATGDPRVLNGLQFLLHINQNSIPSLGQQVIVIGGGSVAMDVARSARRLGKQVQVLALEDKSVLPAQAEEVQEALEEGITIIDGAMVQETAEDNNRLILNCIKVVLDPAAPAGVLRPVVVSGTDFQIVADTVILAVGQDPDLDSFAKSFPIKNNLVDVDTNQSVGRAGIFACGDVSNSMRYVSMAIGAGKQAARGMEAFCTGRSANDSSAGVPPEPVLYKEINTFYFPKVSRKEKQVVVPELRVQDFREVKLAFSEEDVQIQAERCFSCGHCLKCDNCYYYCPDMAIIKVSTPEPSYGIADQYCKGCGLCVEECPRGAIILKEVKR; encoded by the coding sequence ATGCCAACGGAAACTAAAAAAATACCACCCGTTTGGACTACTGGGTGGACGGATATTATTAACACCGGGACTTGGCGTAGCGTCATTCCAGAGCATCAACAGCGTCCTTCTCCCTGTCAGGTTGCTTGTCCCCTTGGTGGTGATATACCGGTTTGGTTGCAGCAGGTCAGAGAAGGGCAATATTATGCAGCCTGGCTGACCTTAGTTGCAAACAATCCTTTTCCAGCTGTTACCGGACGTGTTTGTCACCATCCGTGTGAAATTAATTGTAACCGGAGTGAGTATGATGGATCTGTAACCATTAATGCTTTGGAACAGTTTATCGGTGACTTGGCTTTGCAAGAAGGGTGGACCTTGCCAGCCCCTGCCCCCGGTAATGGTATCCGGGTGGCAGTTATTGGCTCCGGACCGGCTGGTTTATCATGTGCTTACCAGCTTAGGATGCGTGGTTTCGAGGTGACTGTTTTTGAAGCGCAGTCTGAAGCTGGTGGAGTTTTACGTTACGGCATTCCTGAATATCGGCTACCGAAAGAAATTGTCTCCCAGGAGATCCAGCGCCTATTAGCGTTTGGTATTAAATTGCAAACCAACGCTATTGTTGATGATAATATAATAGCACAATTAGAAAAGGAATATGCGACCATATGCATTGCTATAGGTGCACCCAAGGCCAAAATGTTACCTCAATTTGCTACGGGTGATCCCAGGGTTTTAAATGGTTTGCAGTTCTTATTGCATATAAATCAAAATAGCATTCCTTCTTTAGGTCAGCAAGTGATTGTGATTGGCGGGGGGAGCGTGGCTATGGATGTGGCCAGATCAGCTCGCCGTCTGGGCAAACAAGTGCAGGTGCTGGCTTTGGAAGATAAATCAGTACTGCCGGCCCAGGCTGAAGAAGTACAGGAGGCTTTGGAAGAAGGAATAACGATTATAGACGGGGCAATGGTGCAAGAAACGGCCGAGGATAATAACCGGCTTATTCTAAACTGTATTAAGGTGGTTTTGGATCCTGCGGCACCCGCTGGGGTGTTAAGGCCTGTTGTGGTTTCAGGAACCGATTTTCAAATTGTTGCTGACACGGTAATTCTAGCTGTGGGGCAGGACCCGGATTTAGATAGTTTTGCCAAAAGTTTTCCAATAAAAAATAATTTGGTAGATGTTGACACAAACCAGTCTGTTGGCCGGGCGGGGATATTTGCCTGTGGCGATGTTTCCAATTCCATGCGTTATGTGTCTATGGCCATTGGTGCTGGAAAACAGGCTGCCCGTGGCATGGAGGCGTTTTGTACCGGTCGGTCAGCAAATGACAGTAGCGCGGGAGTACCGCCGGAACCGGTATTATATAAGGAAATAAATACTTTTTATTTCCCCAAAGTTTCCAGAAAAGAAAAACAAGTGGTGGTTCCCGAACTGAGGGTGCAAGACTTTCGGGAAGTTAAGCTGGCTTTTAGTGAAGAGGATGTTCAAATTCAGGCTGAGCGTTGCTTTAGTTGCGGGCACTGTCTTAAATGTGATAATTGTTATTACTATTGCCCTGATATGGCCATTATTAAAGTTTCCACGCCTGAACCAAGTTATGGGATTGCAGACCAATATTGCAAAGGGTGTGGGCTATGTGTGGAAGAGTGTCCTCGTGGAGCGATCATACTTAAGGAGGTGAAACGATGA
- a CDS encoding thiamine pyrophosphate-dependent enzyme — translation MAYTIVEEKIFCSGHHACPGCNAALAFRYITNTLGQNTIAVVPPSCGAIISGPQPLSSMRIPVYQTTLEASAASAAGIKRALKAQGKDHINVVAIAGDGGTYDIGFQSLSSAAERNEDIIYICLDNEGYMNTGAQKSSSTPYLAYTTSTPGGKPTAKKNVAEIMAAHRIPYMATATTGYLDDLVYKVRKAKDIKGMRFIVILVPCLDGWGVADHEGAKISRLAVQTGVFPLYEVENGIKYALNYGSQGIPVSNYITRQKRYRHLSSEQIDEIQQVVNADWENFKVKFNA, via the coding sequence GTGGCATATACAATTGTCGAGGAAAAAATTTTTTGTTCCGGCCACCATGCTTGTCCTGGTTGTAATGCGGCTCTTGCCTTTCGCTATATAACGAACACATTGGGTCAGAATACTATTGCCGTGGTTCCCCCTTCATGCGGTGCTATCATTTCCGGTCCCCAGCCGTTAAGCTCCATGCGGATACCGGTTTATCAAACCACCCTGGAAGCCAGTGCTGCATCAGCCGCCGGTATCAAGCGCGCATTAAAAGCACAGGGGAAAGATCATATCAATGTGGTGGCCATTGCGGGGGACGGTGGAACCTACGACATCGGTTTTCAGTCCCTGTCTTCAGCTGCGGAGCGTAATGAAGATATTATCTATATTTGCCTGGATAATGAAGGGTATATGAATACCGGAGCTCAGAAAAGCTCATCAACACCTTACCTTGCTTATACCACTTCCACCCCGGGTGGCAAACCCACAGCTAAAAAGAACGTGGCTGAAATAATGGCGGCGCACCGTATTCCTTATATGGCCACTGCCACCACCGGTTACCTGGACGATTTGGTATACAAGGTGCGTAAGGCTAAAGATATAAAAGGAATGCGATTTATTGTTATTCTTGTTCCCTGCCTGGATGGGTGGGGGGTCGCCGATCATGAAGGGGCTAAAATATCTCGACTAGCGGTGCAAACTGGTGTGTTTCCATTATATGAAGTGGAAAATGGCATCAAATATGCGCTTAATTATGGTTCACAGGGCATTCCGGTGTCAAATTATATAACTCGCCAGAAGCGCTACCGTCACCTTTCCTCGGAGCAGATAGACGAGATTCAACAAGTGGTGAACGCGGACTGGGAAAACTTTAAAGTTAAGTTTAACGCTTAA
- a CDS encoding 2-oxoacid:acceptor oxidoreductase family protein, translated as MLQLIIQGRGGQGAQKAGEILAEAFSREGKHIQAYATYGGARRGTPVSAFLRANDRPIRMRCDIDNPDVIICFDASLLTDALLSKAGENTMLLINSANSPDHFASLGNFKIITVDAINIAQTNQLGRIVNTTLVGAFAGLINEPKIDGLIEVVKEKSPAKIKQNIQACLQGFHLAMEGGKK; from the coding sequence TTGCTGCAATTAATTATCCAAGGGCGGGGTGGGCAAGGAGCCCAAAAAGCTGGGGAGATTTTAGCTGAAGCCTTTTCCCGGGAAGGAAAACACATCCAGGCGTATGCTACATATGGTGGAGCCAGGCGTGGCACGCCCGTTAGTGCTTTTCTCAGGGCGAATGACCGGCCCATTCGAATGCGCTGTGACATAGATAACCCCGATGTAATTATTTGTTTTGATGCTAGTTTACTGACTGATGCTTTATTAAGCAAGGCCGGTGAAAATACTATGCTGTTGATAAATTCCGCGAACTCGCCCGATCATTTTGCTTCTTTGGGAAATTTTAAAATAATTACTGTGGATGCCATTAATATAGCCCAAACTAACCAGCTGGGGCGGATTGTCAATACCACCCTGGTGGGTGCATTTGCGGGCCTTATAAATGAGCCGAAAATTGATGGATTAATTGAGGTAGTTAAAGAAAAAAGTCCAGCCAAGATTAAACAGAATATTCAAGCTTGCTTGCAGGGGTTTCATTTAGCTATGGAAGGGGGGAAGAAATAA
- a CDS encoding hydantoinase/oxoprolinase family protein, translated as MGYKIGIDVGGTFTDFLVSDETGNAEVFKELSTPKDPSEGVYKGLQLIANSKGLSLTDLLNSVDIIVHGTTITTNAALTGKGAKTGFITTKGFRDVLNMRRGLKEDQYETKYGPPFPLVPRKLIQVVEERIDCEGNELIPLNAGDVEQAIAVFREHGVESIGVSLMFSFFNPNHEKTVAQMLEKELDGVYVSLSSEVLPQVRFYERNSTVALNIYVGPILKRYLNKLLDRLQANGFHGSLLIMQSNGGVMSPEVAMRFAANTLLSGPAGGPTAGLFYGNVHSLNNIITVDMGGTSFDACLVKDGAPSITVEASIARHRLALPIMDIHTIGAGGGSIAWIDSGGLLQVGPQSAGADPGPACYGLGGSEPTVTDADLLLGYLDPKYFHGGRMNLNMAAAKRAIKEKIADKLGLTEIEAANGIYQIVNSSMAAGLRVVSVARGYDPREFALICAGGAGPIHAGMIARELEIPMIIIPKASSVFCAAGMLMSDLRHDYVRTYATPFDRANLDRINELFKQMQEEAIATLNHEGISSERTYLNYSVDLRYEGQFNEVEVALPESSLREGVTSFELNYTLKEFHKKHDLLYGYSLPGAPTDLINLRVTAKGITEKPSMKKTNFMGPDPSIAFKHNRKAFFNNEIIDVPVYDGLKMGYGHLVKGPAIIEDPTTTIIVTEKHDLTCDEYDNFIMFRKGVSVLDTMEKLRRGFHV; from the coding sequence GTGGGCTATAAAATTGGGATTGATGTGGGTGGAACTTTTACTGACTTTCTGGTTAGTGATGAAACGGGTAACGCGGAGGTTTTTAAAGAGTTAAGCACACCAAAGGATCCTTCGGAAGGGGTTTATAAGGGGCTTCAATTGATAGCAAACTCAAAAGGACTATCTCTTACAGATTTACTTAATTCAGTAGATATAATTGTGCACGGAACGACGATTACAACCAACGCTGCACTGACAGGTAAGGGAGCCAAAACCGGTTTTATTACAACCAAAGGATTTAGGGATGTCCTGAATATGCGGCGTGGGCTCAAAGAGGACCAGTATGAAACGAAATATGGTCCACCTTTTCCGCTTGTGCCAAGAAAGTTAATTCAAGTTGTCGAAGAGCGGATTGATTGCGAGGGTAATGAGCTGATACCTTTAAATGCCGGGGATGTTGAGCAGGCCATAGCTGTTTTTCGGGAGCACGGGGTTGAATCAATTGGGGTTAGCTTGATGTTTTCCTTCTTCAATCCCAACCATGAAAAAACTGTCGCCCAAATGCTGGAGAAAGAACTGGACGGAGTGTATGTATCATTATCCAGCGAGGTTCTCCCACAAGTGCGATTTTATGAAAGGAACAGCACAGTTGCGCTTAATATTTATGTGGGTCCCATTTTAAAACGCTATTTAAATAAACTTTTGGATAGACTTCAAGCTAATGGTTTTCATGGTAGTTTATTAATTATGCAGTCAAATGGAGGGGTAATGTCTCCTGAAGTAGCAATGCGTTTTGCAGCCAATACCCTTCTTTCGGGACCGGCAGGCGGACCTACGGCAGGGCTTTTTTACGGAAATGTTCACAGCTTAAATAATATTATTACGGTTGATATGGGCGGTACCAGTTTTGATGCCTGTCTGGTCAAGGATGGTGCTCCCTCCATTACCGTTGAGGCAAGTATAGCCCGACATAGACTGGCTTTACCGATTATGGATATTCACACCATTGGTGCGGGCGGTGGCAGTATAGCATGGATAGATTCCGGTGGTCTACTTCAGGTGGGGCCCCAAAGTGCAGGGGCTGACCCGGGCCCTGCTTGTTATGGTCTGGGCGGTTCCGAGCCTACTGTGACTGATGCAGATTTGCTGCTAGGCTACCTTGATCCTAAATATTTTCACGGGGGCAGGATGAATCTTAATATGGCGGCAGCAAAGCGAGCGATAAAAGAAAAAATTGCAGATAAATTGGGACTAACAGAAATCGAGGCTGCCAATGGTATATATCAGATTGTTAACTCGAGTATGGCTGCTGGGTTAAGAGTGGTATCAGTTGCCCGGGGATATGATCCAAGGGAATTTGCGTTAATCTGTGCTGGTGGAGCAGGGCCCATTCATGCCGGTATGATTGCTCGCGAGTTGGAAATTCCCATGATCATTATTCCAAAAGCCTCATCGGTGTTTTGCGCTGCTGGAATGTTAATGAGCGATTTAAGGCACGATTATGTTAGAACGTATGCTACACCGTTTGACCGGGCGAATCTTGACCGGATAAATGAGTTGTTTAAACAGATGCAAGAGGAAGCGATAGCAACTTTAAACCATGAAGGAATATCCAGTGAAAGAACCTATCTCAACTATTCAGTAGACCTACGCTATGAAGGACAATTTAATGAAGTGGAGGTCGCCCTTCCTGAAAGCTCACTGCGTGAGGGTGTAACATCGTTTGAACTCAATTATACGCTAAAGGAATTCCACAAGAAGCACGATTTGCTATATGGCTATTCATTGCCCGGTGCCCCGACGGACTTAATTAATTTGAGAGTAACTGCGAAAGGGATAACTGAAAAACCTTCAATGAAGAAAACCAATTTTATGGGACCCGATCCTTCAATCGCATTTAAACATAACCGCAAAGCATTTTTTAACAATGAAATAATTGATGTTCCAGTATACGATGGTTTGAAAATGGGTTATGGCCATTTAGTTAAAGGGCCGGCAATTATAGAAGATCCTACAACTACCATTATAGTTACTGAAAAGCACGATTTAACCTGTGATGAATACGATAACTTTATTATGTTCCGAAAAGGGGTCAGTGTGTTGGATACCATGGAAAAATTAAGGAGGGGGTTCCATGTCTAA
- the porA gene encoding pyruvate synthase, whose product MSQGHTRMLLNGNHAVAHGVKLARPMVVPVYPITPQTPIVEKISEFQLQGVMDADLMTMESEHSAMAACITASLTGVRVFTATASQGLMLMHEMLHYASGAQTPIVMCNVNRTIGSPWGFWPDQTDSLAQRDTGWIQYYCESAQESLDTILQAYWVAEKVLLPAMVMHEAFYVSHALETVDVPDQEIADTYLPPFSPYHRLDPEIGASWGNVVNQDMFYRHRQTLGQSMEKAIEVALEADMLWEKLTGRGYGVIEEHRCTDAEIIIATTGSMAGTAREAVDQLRDSGMPVGLLKVKLFRPFPVELVRRALDEIPRVIVLDRNFAPGTGGFLHQELKAALYGLKNGPVIYGYLTGVGGTNVPPDKIAGLVRESMEEEPVNSSVWKG is encoded by the coding sequence ATGAGCCAAGGACATACCCGCATGTTATTAAATGGCAATCATGCCGTTGCCCATGGTGTTAAATTGGCCCGGCCAATGGTGGTTCCGGTTTATCCCATCACCCCGCAAACTCCCATAGTAGAAAAGATATCTGAATTTCAGCTGCAGGGGGTCATGGATGCAGATTTAATGACTATGGAATCCGAGCATTCTGCTATGGCTGCCTGCATTACGGCATCTTTAACAGGAGTGCGGGTTTTTACAGCAACCGCCTCCCAGGGGTTAATGTTGATGCATGAAATGCTTCATTATGCTTCCGGGGCGCAAACTCCCATCGTGATGTGTAATGTAAATAGAACCATTGGCTCACCCTGGGGTTTTTGGCCGGATCAGACGGATAGTTTAGCCCAGCGGGATACCGGCTGGATTCAATACTATTGTGAAAGCGCCCAGGAATCCCTTGATACAATACTACAGGCCTATTGGGTTGCGGAAAAGGTGTTATTGCCGGCAATGGTTATGCATGAGGCTTTTTATGTATCGCATGCTTTAGAAACAGTTGATGTACCGGATCAGGAAATCGCTGATACCTATTTGCCACCTTTTAGTCCGTATCACCGTCTGGACCCGGAAATTGGAGCATCATGGGGCAACGTAGTCAATCAGGATATGTTTTACCGGCATCGCCAGACACTGGGTCAATCTATGGAAAAGGCGATTGAAGTTGCACTGGAAGCCGATATGTTATGGGAAAAACTCACCGGGCGTGGGTACGGGGTGATTGAGGAACACCGATGCACTGATGCGGAAATAATTATCGCCACCACGGGCAGTATGGCCGGCACGGCCAGAGAAGCAGTAGATCAACTACGGGATAGTGGAATGCCGGTAGGATTGCTGAAAGTTAAATTGTTCAGGCCGTTTCCGGTTGAACTAGTGCGCCGGGCTCTGGACGAAATACCCAGGGTAATAGTTTTAGATCGCAACTTTGCCCCTGGCACCGGTGGTTTTTTACATCAAGAATTAAAGGCCGCTCTTTATGGTTTGAAAAACGGGCCGGTGATCTACGGCTATTTAACCGGGGTCGGCGGCACCAATGTACCGCCTGATAAAATTGCCGGTTTGGTGCGGGAGTCCATGGAAGAAGAACCTGTAAATTCATCGGTCTGGAAGGGGTGA
- a CDS encoding hydantoinase B/oxoprolinase family protein produces MSNIDPIITSVLDNRFSAICSEIGQTMLRTSRSPIFSEARDFVSAIFDRHCRLIAQKDYVPVLSGAAPFALKAIAQHFGGRIYEGDIFVLNDPYRGNNHPPDVTVVKPVFYKGELVFWSMAKGHHADVGGGGVGGYNPLATDAWTDAFRIPPVKLYEKGIKQQDIWDMILINVHIPFLVEGDLQCQVGATNIGARGLLDLIGKYGIEVVDSAIDEIFDAYEKRMQTEIQKIPNGTYYAERKIDHDGVDNNKLVTIRLALTVSNEEIVYDFTGTDAQVKGFLNSPYPNTVSSAYISLFSTIENKVKINEGSIRPISVIAPEGTLLNPREPAPTTACTVPTCEAITEAGWYALAQAVPHLSQAAWNRWAAPASGGFNPKTGKLFGDIHFMSKGGGGATKGFDGWDHMGTVCTLGGLRAPDPELHELVDPYLILNYEYLSDYSGSGQWRGGNGVHYRWKVMAENIALAMFGSGVRDETAPFGLEGGMPAPKTSQFLVKPDGRKVWLDVNCFVHPEKGDIIEIFSSGGGGFGNPKLRPVEKVIEDVENELISIEVARRDYGVAIDPSTCQVDLEATKQLREGI; encoded by the coding sequence ATGTCTAATATTGATCCAATTATCACTTCAGTATTGGATAACAGGTTTAGCGCGATATGTTCAGAGATCGGTCAAACGATGTTAAGGACATCTCGATCCCCTATTTTTAGTGAAGCTAGAGATTTTGTATCCGCCATATTTGACCGCCATTGCCGTTTGATCGCTCAAAAGGATTACGTCCCGGTTTTAAGCGGAGCGGCTCCTTTTGCATTAAAGGCAATTGCACAGCATTTTGGGGGAAGGATTTATGAGGGGGATATTTTTGTTCTTAACGACCCTTACCGTGGAAACAATCATCCTCCTGATGTTACTGTGGTTAAACCTGTTTTCTATAAAGGGGAATTAGTGTTTTGGTCCATGGCCAAGGGACACCATGCGGATGTAGGCGGCGGTGGGGTCGGTGGTTATAATCCCCTGGCTACCGACGCGTGGACTGATGCTTTTCGTATTCCCCCGGTTAAACTTTATGAAAAAGGAATAAAGCAACAGGATATATGGGATATGATTTTAATTAATGTGCATATTCCGTTCTTGGTAGAAGGAGATTTGCAATGTCAGGTTGGTGCTACAAATATCGGTGCAAGAGGATTGCTGGATTTAATTGGAAAATACGGTATTGAAGTAGTGGACAGTGCAATTGATGAAATTTTTGATGCATATGAAAAAAGGATGCAAACAGAAATTCAAAAGATACCAAACGGTACTTATTATGCGGAACGGAAGATTGATCACGATGGCGTAGATAACAATAAGCTTGTAACCATTAGGCTGGCGCTAACTGTATCAAACGAGGAGATCGTTTATGATTTTACTGGTACCGATGCCCAGGTAAAAGGTTTTTTAAATAGTCCTTACCCCAATACGGTATCCTCAGCTTATATTTCTCTGTTTTCCACTATCGAGAACAAAGTTAAGATTAACGAAGGCTCAATAAGACCGATAAGTGTAATTGCGCCCGAGGGAACACTCTTGAATCCGCGTGAACCTGCACCTACCACTGCCTGTACAGTACCAACATGCGAAGCTATAACCGAAGCTGGGTGGTATGCTCTGGCTCAAGCGGTGCCACACCTCAGTCAGGCAGCGTGGAATAGGTGGGCCGCCCCTGCCAGCGGCGGGTTTAATCCAAAAACAGGAAAGTTATTTGGTGATATTCATTTTATGTCTAAAGGAGGGGGTGGTGCAACCAAGGGTTTTGATGGCTGGGACCATATGGGCACAGTGTGTACCCTGGGCGGTCTTCGTGCACCGGACCCTGAACTGCATGAACTGGTTGATCCTTATTTAATCCTGAACTATGAATATTTATCGGACTATTCCGGCTCCGGCCAGTGGAGGGGCGGTAATGGTGTACATTATAGGTGGAAAGTTATGGCGGAAAATATTGCCCTGGCGATGTTTGGGAGCGGTGTTAGGGATGAAACAGCACCCTTTGGCTTAGAAGGGGGAATGCCGGCACCCAAAACAAGTCAATTTCTGGTTAAACCTGATGGAAGAAAAGTCTGGCTGGATGTTAATTGTTTTGTGCATCCGGAGAAGGGTGACATCATCGAAATTTTTTCATCAGGTGGGGGGGGATTTGGTAATCCGAAGCTGAGGCCGGTTGAAAAAGTAATAGAGGATGTTGAAAACGAATTAATCTCTATTGAAGTTGCCAGGCGTGATTATGGTGTGGCTATTGATCCCTCAACTTGTCAAGTAGATTTGGAAGCGACAAAACAGCTGCGGGAAGGTATTTAG
- a CDS encoding response regulator transcription factor — MDTIRILIADDHTVFCDCLKKVLEMQTDFKVVGIAKNGPEAVRRAEETRPDVVLMDVQMPVLDGIRSTRLIKERLPSTNVVVLSMHTGNQYVMDSIDAGAHGYLLKDFSIDEVVQAVRSAAKGNHMLTRAIFQRLFQQTGANDESTKLYGITYQLTERELQVISLVAAGLTNKEIGNELCLSYSTIKNHLSNIFGKLHCSNRAELVNKAIHENLIKTVIKEL, encoded by the coding sequence ATGGATACGATCAGGATACTAATAGCTGATGATCATACTGTTTTTTGTGATTGTCTAAAGAAGGTATTGGAAATGCAAACTGATTTCAAGGTTGTCGGTATTGCTAAAAATGGACCGGAAGCTGTGAGGAGAGCTGAAGAAACCAGACCTGATGTAGTACTAATGGATGTTCAAATGCCTGTTTTAGACGGCATACGTTCAACCCGGCTAATCAAAGAACGGCTTCCTTCGACAAATGTAGTAGTATTATCAATGCATACGGGTAATCAATATGTCATGGATTCCATTGATGCGGGGGCACATGGATATCTTTTAAAAGATTTTAGCATAGACGAAGTGGTTCAAGCTGTACGTTCAGCGGCGAAAGGAAATCATATGTTAACGAGGGCTATTTTCCAGAGGTTATTTCAACAGACCGGGGCCAACGATGAATCAACCAAATTGTATGGTATAACATATCAACTGACAGAACGTGAGTTGCAGGTTATTTCGTTGGTTGCAGCCGGTTTGACCAATAAAGAAATAGGAAATGAGCTTTGTTTGAGCTATAGCACAATTAAAAACCATCTTTCAAACATATTTGGGAAATTACACTGCTCTAACCGGGCTGAGCTGGTTAATAAAGCCATACATGAAAACTTAATCAAAACAGTAATTAAAGAATTGTAA